Within Bacteroidota bacterium, the genomic segment CGGGACACATCAATATGGAGCCCACGGTAGGGGAATCGAGGCCCATCACTGATCTCCATGGTGGGCAACGCAAACGCATCAGCAGGATTATTAAAGGCATCAACGGGAATAAGCGCGCGTAACGACTGGATGCCATAAAAAACCCCGGCAGCATCTACACCAACAATGGAAACGCCCGTGTCTGAAATCGACAACGCATAAGCGCCTGATCTGTCATCTGCCATGCCAGCATCCATTGACAGCTGAATGGGGGCCTCCGTTTCGGTCGCTGCGGTAGTTGGCGTACTAATGAGCCCCTGTCCGAGCGCTGCTGCAAGGTGTGCTGCTTCTTTCTCAAGCGCAGGGTCATGGCCAATCAACGTGCTGGCAGATACCTCGAATGTCCCTGTCCCGCGCGACCACGTGTTGGGAGTTGGGACAACGGGTGGGAGTTCTGCTGCATCTATGAGGGTCAGGGTTGCGTTGTCTCGGTATCGAGACGTTGGCGTCGGCACGGGGAGTACGTCGGCCGGGGAGCGCATGGTTTGTGCTGCCGTTTCGAATGCCCCAACCGTGTAATTGCTCACGGGCTGTGGTGGCAGGTCGTTGCCATCCATATCGCTATACACCATATAGAACCCGGCGGGCGCATCTGACTTTTTAACAGCCCAGAATGCAGTCCGGAATGTAATTTTGGTTGCCTCACCTTGTGCAAGCGCAGGGAAGTTTTCGGTGGGCTCCATTTTAAAGAAGTCCCCATTGATGTGCGTAATTTTCACCTGGTCGGATACCGTTGCCGTGTCAATCAGCCGGATGAAGTTGAAGTACATGGTCCAGCCTGATGCACCAAGGGGTGCTGCGTCTGTGTTGGTCAGGGTGAGTGTTGACGTGAAGGTGTTGGGTACCTCGAGGTGTGATTCGACCTGCCAGGTCAACGCAATGGGGGCATCACGTAGCGGAGCGTCGGATTGTGGGGATGCGCAATGCATAAGGAAAAAAACGGGTAAGACCAGGAAAAGAAATACTGAGACAAGACGGGCGTGACGCATAGTGGGGTGGTTTGGTTTACGATGCCGGCCCAAAATAAAAAAAAGGAAGCCGCTGTGCATAAAAGAAAAATTGCGTGTTCTATGAGCAGTCTAACACATTGCTTTTGTCGATAAGGCCAATCATGCAAAAGCTGGTGTCAGACACGGAATGGCCATTCTGACTTCTCCCCCGGTTTACTTGTCTGCGTCACCCCCGGTGAACGCGTAACCCAAACCCGCATTCCGAATCAACAAAATGAAAACTTTTTATTTTTTCCTGATCGCCCTCTCCTTGCTCGTTGTTGGGTGTAGCGATACAGTCGTTTCTCCGGATGCTGAAGTTGAAGCAGCGGAAGAACTCACAACAATGCCGGCCGCTGTTAAAAGCATTGCTTCAAGCAGTTCAACGGCTATGGTGCAGGTCATTCATAATTCTTCTGATCCTGCTGCGCGTTTCGTAGATGTATATGTAAATGGCGCACTTGCCATCGACAACTTCAAATTCCGCCGCGCAATCCCGTTTGTCGCGTTACCAACGGATTTGAGTGTAGCCATCGCTCCGCGTAACAGCAAGAGCGTGGAAGATGCGATTGCAACATTCCACTTTGATCTGCAGCCAGATCAGTACTACGTGGTTGTTGCTTCAGGCGTGCTTAGTGATGGCCCTGCATTTGACCTCTTCCCTTATGCGCCGGCTAAAAAAGAATCTGGC encodes:
- a CDS encoding DUF4397 domain-containing protein translates to MKTFYFFLIALSLLVVGCSDTVVSPDAEVEAAEELTTMPAAVKSIASSSSTAMVQVIHNSSDPAARFVDVYVNGALAIDNFKFRRAIPFVALPTDLSVAIAPRNSKSVEDAIATFHFDLQPDQYYVVVASGVLSDGPAFDLFPYAPAKKESGDHDLVSLLAFHGSANAPTVDVVARDVATLVDDISFGEFQGYVDVPAKKYFLDVTLADQSATAASFKADLRNLGGGAAVVLATGLLGSKPPFGLIAVLPNGQVVRLPQIKH